The DNA sequence aaatgacttgggggtccccctaaattccataccagacccttcaggtctggtatggattttaaggggaaccccgcgccaaaaaaaaacaaaacggcgtggggtccccccaaaaatccataccagacccttatccgagcacgcaacctggcaggccacaggaaaagagggggggacgagagagcgccccccctcctgaaccgtaccaggccacatgccctcaacattgggagggtgctttggggtagccccccaaaacaccttgtccccatgttgatgagggcaagggcctcatccccacaaccctggccggtggttgtgggggtctgcgggaggggggcttatcggaatctggaagccccctttaacaaggggacccccagatccctgccctccccctgtgtgaaatggtaaggatacccctaccatttcactaaaaaactgtcaaaaatgttaaaaatgacaagagacagtttttgacaattcctttatttaaatgcttcttctttcttctatcttccttcatcctctggttcttctggctcttctggttcttcttccggcgttctcgtccagcatctcctccgcggcgtcttctatctttttctcctcgggccgctccgcacccatggcatggggggaggctcccactcttctcttcatcttcttcatcttcttcttcatcttcttctcttcttctcttcttcattttcttctccgggccgctccgtcatttttaacatttttgacagttttttagtgaaatggtaggagtacccccttaccatttcacacaggggggggggggccgggatctgggggtccccttgttaaagggggcttccatattccgataagccccccgcccgcagacccctacaaccaccggccagggttgtggggatgaggctcttgtcctcatcaacatggggacaaggtgttttggggggctaccccaaagcaccctcccaatgttgagggcatgtggcctggcacggttcagggggggcgctctctcgtccccccctcttttcctgcggcctgccagattgcgtgctcggataagggtctggtatggatttttggggggaccccacgccattttttttttttttctttagcgtggggttccccttaaaatccataccagacctgaagggtctggtatggaagttagggggacccccacgtcattttttttttttaatttcggccggggttccccttaatatccataccagacctgaagggcctggtatggaatttagggggacccccacgtcatttttttttaaaattttggttcggggttcccctgtggggaattcccaggccgtttttatcaatgaacttctatgtgtattgtcggaccggcaatgcaatagccgcgagtagttttaaatggcttttttcctttgaaatgtcattttgctgtcagactgttctaaacacaggaaacatgcgcccctttacagccatactatagacaccccccagctacgaaatttaaagggatattacacttttattgtttgactttaagtattattaaaatcactgctcctgaaaaaacggccgtttttaaaactttttttttgcattctcttTTTGTGATCACGGACGGGCCGGGGAAGTGTCTGGCGGCCTCCTCTGCCACCATTTCTAGGTGGATTAGGCAGATGGTGGTTCAAGCTTATACCATTAAGGGTCGGGTACCGCCCTACCTTTTTACAGAACATTCTTCCAGGGAGCTCAGTGCCTCTTGGGCTTTTCAACGTCAGTCATCTGTGTCTCAAATTTTAAGGTGGCTAATTAGTTGTCTATGCACACCTTCACTAAGTTTTACAAGGTGGATGTTCTTGCGTCTTCAGATGCTTGTTTTGGTCGCAAAATGTTGCAGGCGGCTGTTTGAGGTTTCTTTTCCCTCTGGGGGGCTATTTTTTTCGGTTAGGCTCGCGTTTTCCTGTTTGAGCTCCTGTTGGCctgttttggttttggtttttccCACTCCTCACCTTTGGCACTGATTTGAATTGTCCCTCTTGTTGAGAATACAGTGACAAGGAAAAGTCTGTGAAAtgggttttctgcagtaatttgccataaaatgtgatctgatcctcatctaagtcacaacaacagacaaacacaatgtgctcaAGTTGATAACACACACCCAGAATCCTCAATAAGGTAAAGATGAACCCATATACATAAGTCTTTGAACAGGCAGGATGTCCATGGCAGAACACCACAGAGGAagtcactgctcttgaaaaaaaacattggtgttcacctgaagtttgccaaagacCTTTGCAAACCAAAATGTTACTGGGAAAATATTTTGTGGAATGCtgaaacaaaagttgaattgttcAGGAAATAGACTCCACACTAAGTATGGCACAAAAAGCTTACCAAAAATGAAGTATGTTGGAGGGAACTGggcctggaccacttgccatcatTGAAGAGAAAATTAACATACATGTTTACCAAAATATCCTGCAGGAAAATGCCAGGGTGGCTGCACGCCAGCTGAAGCTTAATAGAAGTTGGGTGATGCTGCAGGAAAAATACCCTAAGTAtcaaagtaaatccaccacagactaacttcagaaaaagaaaatgcaccttttggagtggcccagtcagagcatAGACCTTATCTCAATAGAGATGCTGTGGAATTACCTCAAGAGAGCCGTTTACACCATACATCCTACAAATGTGCCTGAatggaagcagttttgtaaagcgGAATGTTCAAAAATTCCTCCTGAGCgttgtgcaggtctgatccagagctaccaAAAGCACTTTATGGTAAATTACAGCAAAAACCCAGTTAACCAATGCGtccacatactttttcttgccactgtaagaagctgtgtctgtcaatgaactaaagataaaactgaatttttgttaccgtaaaatccctttctttgggGGAAACAGCACCCACCCccctttgattatttttttttatttgtactgatTTGTTACTATCTGGTTTGCCTATAGTAGAGACAGGGTttataccagctaggactgcccTTAGGCAGCGTcaagtttcctttctgcctcttacTCCTGTAGTTGGTGCTATAAGCCCTATGGTCAAGAACAAGAAGCTGCGTCCATCAATGATCTCAGAAAAAGGGATTTTACAGTGATTAAATGAAGTTTTCCCCTCTTCATTCTGTGTCCTATCTCAGTTCAGCTGATCTCCTGAAGCCCCTTCCTATCTACATTATGACACTCCAGTAGTGGCTGCATGGAATATCTCTGGGTGTATTCCCTAATAgtgacaacctttttttttttttttttttttgtaataatgtaGTTATTGGTGATATACACCTAATGTGCATTTAGTGGTCATTTTatgtaatatttcatttttgtttttcagatGTATTAACAATTACACAGGGGAACGCTGTGAAGGTATCCTTTTGGCTAGTGTGGAAAGAGAGCCCCAAAGTGACTTTTCCATAAATTTTCTGGTATTAGGATTTTTTTTGGGCCTCCTATTTTTAGGTTTCATCTATTTTTGTTGCAGGTAAGCTAATGCTTCAGCAGCAACTCTAGACAGTTGTGTCTAAAATTGAaatctatatttatttgttttaaaaatataatgaaaaatgaaCTCTTCGAAATGCAATAAtcacaattttaaatatttttttttttttacaaatgtcatGTTATCCATTTAAACCATCCATgacagttaaagcgtttgttaccctaaaaaaaaaaaaaaaaaaaaaaaaaaaaaaaaaaaaagatcctgttccctttacCTTCTTGCCGCCGGGTCTGTActgacagtggtggtggtggtggtggtgggggggggggggctgggggctgcaACCACCAGAATTGTGtatgaaactgacaggcagactcctgcctgtcaggtgagagcattcatTTGTAGGGGGCTTTTCTAGCGTCCTCTATAAAAAATATAGGGTGCTGAAGTTTGACGCCTACATGGGCGCACaaaaaatttaaggtttggcatgttgagtatctatttgcTCGGTGCAACCTTGTCTTTAATATTTTAACAAAtatgtgggtaatttattgcgcttgtgtgccctaaaattcacgtttgtgtgttttttaatgaaattttgcggtaatatcgtgacataaaaaaattggaactaccacaattttattctctagggtatctggtTTCAGAAAATACAATATTtgtgggttttatgtaatcttcaggcctaaaatgatttttaaatgtgcaaaaaaacggctctggcagctaaggggttaaagcatgttatacagcacagtgcttgtgctgtgtaacttggccccctgtaacacctggctgatcctgcctggctataccctccccccctgtaaactgaccatggtatataATGGTTGCTGAGCCTTGACACCATCATCATTTTCCTTCCcttcgtcatccgcagccctgctctgctgtgtcctcctccccctccctgcctgtcagctctgtccactccacaATCCTCCCCTTCTGGTGCAATCTTATTTATACTACAATTATGCCATCCCCTCAGTTATATAACGCTATGAATAACTgtgttatataaaaagaaaaaatgctgtaTAAGAGGGGATGGGTAgtatagtgggttaacaaccactttaacaattgcttttaacagtgatcatcactgttataagcaataacagtgtaacagaaactactctgatgacaggatgtaaaaatagaaaaaaaaagtaaaaaaaaagagaaaagaaaagaaaatgtttaaaaaaaatagaataaaaattttgatttttttttttttttttacaagccagcattcctgattactgccacaccaggcATATGATGCCTCTGTACTGCGCTGGTGACCGTATATATTTTCTGTGTActgggaacatggtttctgttcccccTGGATGGCTGCCATGAGCGTGGATGATCTCCCCTCCTAAtaacccccctttttcttcccttcccacttacagtatctcacaaaagtgagtacacccctcacatttttgtaaatattttattatatcttttcatgtgacaacattgaagaaatgacgacttgctacaatgtaaagtagtgagtgtacagcttgtataacagtgtaaatttgctgtcccctcaaaataactcaacacacagccattaatgtataaaccgctggcaacaaaagcgaatacacccctaagtgaaaatgtccaaattgggcccaattagctattttccctccccagtgtcatgtgacttgttagcgttacaaggtctcaggtgtgaatagggagcaggtgtgttaaatttggtgttatcgctcactctctcatactggttactggaagttcaacatggcacctcctggcaaagaactctctgaggatatgaaaaaaagaattgttgctctacataaaagtggcctaggctataagaagattgccaagacaatgaaactgagctgcagcacagtggccaagaccatacagcggttaacaggacaggttccactcagaacaggcctcgcaatggtcgaccaaagaagttgagtgcacatgctcagcgccatatccagaggttgtctttgggaaatagacatatgagtgctgccagcattgctgcagaggttgaagatttggggtggtcagcctgtcagtgctcagaccataagctgcacactgcatcaaattggtcagcgtgtctgtcatcccaaaaggaaacttcttctaaagatgatgcataagaaagcccacaaacagtttgctgaagacaagcagactaaggacatggattactggaaccatgtcctgtggtctgatgagaccaagataaacttatttggttcagatggtgtcaagcgtgtgtggtggcaccaaggtgagtacaaagacaagtgtgtcttgcctacagtcaacagcatggtggtgggagtgtcatggtctggagctgcatgagtgctgccggcactgtggaactacagttcattgagtgaaccatgaatgccaacatgtactgtgacatactgaagcagagcatgatttccTCCTTtgtgagactgggccgcagggcagtattccaacatgataacgaccccaaacacacctccaagacgaccactgccttactaaagaagctgagggtaaaggtgatagactggccaagcatgtctccagacctaattgagcatctgtggggcatcctcaaacagaagatggaggagcgcaaggtctctaacatccaccagctccatgatgttgtcacgGAGGAGTAGAAGTGGATTcaagtggcaatctgtgaagctctggtgaactccatgcccaagagagttaaggcagtgctggaaaataatggtggccacacaaaatattaacactttgggcccaatttggatattttcacttaggggtgtactcacttttgttgccagcggtttagacattaatgactgtgtgttgagttattttgaggggacagcaaatttacactgttatacaagctgtacactcactactttacattgtagcaaagtgtcatttcttcagctttgtgacatgaaaagatataatacaatatttacaaacatgtgaggggtgtactcacttttgtgagatactgtatattattattccGTTTGACCCATGGACTTCCTCAAATACAATCATAGAGATTGTGGACTTGGGATTTCATTGCGTGCATATATTATTATGCCTACATAGCACATTTGCTAAATATTGAAGGGTTATAGATTGTTTTAGTTTTTTGCACCTTCTACTTGTAGAatttgggtatttgtactttcctagcattttagggtctcaagaaatgatagaccatcagtacatcaggattgatcaattttcaattatatataccataatttgtagactatctttcacacagactaaataaggcccctttcacacatgcggaccgtatgtccgtatttcatccatccgttttcggatgaaatacggacatacatgcatccctatgggatagcgggtgtcagcggatgtacatccgctaacacccgatgttgtccggctccgctctcgtccgattctgcagacggaagaaaatcctatttttctatccgtctgcagagcggatcggatgaacacggacagacggtccgtgttcctccgatcccccataggggagagcggagatctgacagggcggtccctgcacagtgtgcgggtcccgccctgtcatctgcctgctcagctggggaaaacggagcgatccccgctgagcagcggatgttcacgggtcggatcaacacggatccgtcccgtgtgaaaggggcctaacatacgCTGATTTTGGGTTagcttttaccaaagacatgtagcagaatacattttggtctaaatttatgaagatagaatatttattttcaaaagtttatgatagaaactaagaaaaatgtgtttttttaatcaaacttttcggtattttttttttgtttaaatagcaaaaaaaaaaacaaaaaaaaaaaaacacccagtggtgattaaatgtcaCCAAAACAAAACtcaatttgtgtggaaaaaaaattatataaatttaatttgtattcagtgttgcatgactgagcaatagCCAgtagcagtgctgaatagcaaaatatgCCCTGGTTATGCAGGGGGCAAAACCTTCTGggaggacaagtggttaaagtggttgtaaacctcagacatgaaatatgaacaaagcatgtccTTCTATAGTGTggacttgtctcaattaagagcattaagtgtcatttctgtctgctgttttgtTCTTTTGCTATCAGTAtgaatctctgtgtatcacctgaggccagtcatttcactgggtatatgtaagggtttacaaccactttaatctcggGTACATGATTTGCCACCAGTCCATTAAAACATTAAAGCATTATGGGCATTTTGCCTTTTTAAGACACAATTTGCCTAAAAGCAACATTGACATTGTGTTCTCAGGGCAGCAATCAGTGATGGGATAGGCATGTACAGTATACCTAAGACAGATGTCATACATCCTGAAACTTTATAGTTACAGTTTGGGCACATTTATTGTGCCAAATGTTTTATTTAGGTaggttatttacctgtaaaagcctctatTGTACAGTATAGACATCCAAAACCCCCGAGACTCCCGCTGAGTGCTATTATTttagat is a window from the Aquarana catesbeiana isolate 2022-GZ linkage group LG03, ASM4218655v1, whole genome shotgun sequence genome containing:
- the NRG4 gene encoding pro-neuregulin-4, membrane-bound isoform isoform X2, whose amino-acid sequence is MTTGHGVPCAEKEQKGFCMNGGICYSIGPNQLCRCINNYTGERCEGILLASVEREPQSDFSINFLVLGFFLGLLFLGFIYFCCRRKLKNRSEEGP